Proteins encoded in a region of the Esox lucius isolate fEsoLuc1 chromosome 9, fEsoLuc1.pri, whole genome shotgun sequence genome:
- the LOC105031411 gene encoding oocyte zinc finger protein XlCOF6-like isoform X5, whose amino-acid sequence MNTLKYSPPTKEDICWTKKDGLWLNIVVKREKEEEDVSVRGEEEAFRVKEENVTVKEEEEKSEDTSFGVKEEAQITVTLKEEEQREEIVDLINTTENEKSPSAESELETSKKSPQIESTKKLRALGRPRKSPGRPRQLPTLHRMEQPGRSAAVGRPKRFRQMKNPTKPPTKGMTPHLSDDAVCFGKDSDWLPNNQLEVEPGGPRQLEEDVFVVWEEDKEVVRHAPEQGVKSVVCDTPQEVKGHASLSSSLLWGLKMLSVRLVDCRKTQEANADSGRGLPSAKAPRLKTMQQAEDLEKPYSCHQCAKGFPTAVGLKSHQIVHSGVKPYSCDECGKSFARSSELVVHRRVHTGEKPFHCSDCGRSFSTLSSLITHRRTHTGERPYSCNQCGKSFATSNALKSHHRTHTGEKPYSCDQCPKTFAYSQLLKLHQQKHTGEKPETPFSCDQCEKSFTTFSRLKVHQSKHTGEKPYHCEVCGKRYRFRCMLSYHQKTHTGEKPYSCTVCGRSFAHSSTMASHRRVHTGEKPFSCKICGKCFAQASTLAGHKLTHTGEKRHSCHICGKRFFTSSKLKAHLRIHTGEKPPVRKKEKRNRVEENTGDESFLCSHCGKCFSSFSKMKSHERIHTEDKSLPCSICGKCFSSVGKLNAHKKRHTAVKSHFCPDCGNSYYSASHLRAHMRSHSEGKPFLCTECGRSFKLPQTLKRHMLTHTGEKPCHCSVCGRDFARHNSLKIHMRTHTGEKPYPCPQCNQRFYSSCNLVSHLRVHTGEKPNQCVDCGKCFSSGSNLRVHQKSSHGIEISPGGKKLQRQAPSGKKLHHCPECSKRFKSLSSLHVHERTHNSVKTSILYQH is encoded by the exons atgaacacattaaaatactCCCCACCTACTAAAGAGGACATTTGCTGGACTAAGAAAGATGGTCTGTGGTTGAACATCGTCGTAAAAcgagagaaggaagaggaggatgtcTCAGTGAGAGGCGAGGAAGAAGCGTTTAGGGTGAAAGAGGAGAATGTTACtgtgaaagaggaggaagagaaaagcGAGGACACATCTTTTGGAGTGAAGGAGGAGGCTCAGATTACAGTTACATTGAAAGAAGAGGAACAACGTGAGGAAATTGTAGATCTGATTAATACCA CAGAGAACGAGAAGAGTCCGTCTGCAGAATCAGAACTGGAAACATCTAAGAAGTCACCACAGATTGAAAGTACCAAGAAACTGCGTGCACTGGGAAGACCGAGGAAATCGCCTGGAAGACCAAGACAATTGCCTACACTGCATAGAATGGAGCAACCTGGAAGATCAGCAGCAGTTGGAAGACCTAAGAGATTTCGTCAAATGAAGAATCCCACTAAACCACCTACAAAG GGCATGACACCCCACTTGTCTGATGATGCAGTCTGCTTCGGGAAGGACTCTGATTGGTTACCTAACAACCAACTAGAAGTAGAGCCTGGGGGCCCCAGACAACTGGAGGAAGACGTCTTTGTCGTTTgggaggaggacaaggaggtGGTCAGGCACGCACCAGAGCAGGGAGTGAAGAGC GTCGTGTGTGACACCCCCCAGGAGGTCAAGGGTCATGCCTCCCTCAGTAGCTCCCTGCTGTGGGGTCTGAAGATGCTATCTGTGAGATTGGTGGACTGCAGGAAAACACAGGAGGCCAATG CAGACAGTGGGAGGGGCTTGCCATCTGCAAAGGCTCCTAGGTTGAAAACGATGCAACAAGCGGAGGATTTGGAGAAGCCTTACAGCTGCCACCAGTGTGCAAAGGGTTTCCCCACCGCAGTGGGTTTAAAGTCTCACCAGATAGTGCACTCAGGAGTGAAGCCTTACAGCTGCGATgaatgtgggaagagttttgCTAGATCAAGTGAACTGGTAGTACACCGGAGAGTACACACCGGAGAGAAACCATTCCACTGCTCCGACTGTGGGAGGAGCTTTTCTACTTTAAGCTCACTGATAACCCACCGgcgaacacacacaggagagaggcCTTACAGCTGTAATCAGTGTGGAAAAAGTTTTGCAACATCGAATGCTTTGAAGAGCCACCATCGAacacatacaggagagaaaccttataGTTGCGATCAGTGTCCGAAGACCTTCGCTTACTCACAGCTGCTGAAACTGCACcagcaaaaacacacaggagagaagcctgaGACGCCTTTCAGCTGCGATCAATGTGAAAAGAGTTTTACTACATTCAGTAGGTTGAAGGTACACCAGTCAAAACACACTGGTGAAAAGCCTTACCATTGTGAAGTGTGCGGAAAGCGGTATAGATTTCGTTGCATGCTGTCATACcaccagaaaacacacacaggagagaaaccttacagCTGCACTGTGTGTGGGAGGAGCTTTGCTCACTCAAGTACCATGGCCAGCCACCGGCGTGTAcacactggggagaaacctttCAGCTGTAAAATCTGTGGAAAGTGTTTTGCCCAGGCATCTACATTGGCAGGTCACAAGCTGAcccatactggagagaaacgtCATAGTTGTCATATCTGTGGTAAGAGATTTTTTACATCATCAAAACTCAAAGCTCACCTGCgaatacacactggagagaagccgcctgtgagaaagaaggaaaagcgTAACAGAGTGGAAGAAAACACAGGAGACGAGTCATTCCTCTGCAGTCACTGTGGCAAATGTTTCTCAtcattttcaaaaatgaaatCACACGAGAGGATCCACACAGAAGACAAGTCACTCCCCTGCAGCATCTGCGGAAAGTGTTTCTCCTCTGTGGGTAAACTGAACGCTCACAAGAAAAGACACACTGCcgtcaaatcccacttctgccCCGACTGCGGGAACAGCTATTACTCCGCGTCACACCTTAGGGCCCACATGAGGTCCCACTCTGAAGGCAAACCGTTTCTCTGTACCGAATGTGGAAGGAGTTTTAAACTCCCACAGACTCTGAAAAGAcacatgctgacacacacaggagagaaaccctGCCATTGCTCTGTTTGCGGGAGAGACTTTGCACGCCATAACTCTCTGAAAATACACATgcgaacacacacaggagaaaaacctTACCCCTGTCCACAGTGCAACCAAAGGTTCTATTCGTCGTGCAACCTAGTTTCTCATCTGCGCGtccacactggagagaaacctaaCCAGTGTGTTGATTGTGGGAAATGTTTTAGTTCTGGGTCGAACTTGCGTGTTCACCAGAAGTCTTCACATGGGATAGAAATATCACCAGGTGGGAAAAAGCTGCAACGACAGGCACCATCTGGGAAGAAACTTCACCACTGCCCTGAGTGTAGCAAACGGTTTAAGTCTTTGTCTAGCCTGCATGTTCATGAGAGAACTCACAATTCGGTAAAGACATCGATTCTGTATCAACACTGA
- the LOC105031411 gene encoding zinc finger protein 721-like isoform X1, whose translation MDQECKDLPSPSSPFSDQTLTVSHPESNHGEQENALHGREMVAGGLDYGSVTPLIPGMSVDLKEAGMCWSWSFPGESSNQSSVSEWNPSASEKPGHSTSEENNNSKSEGPVYSTIGELNDSTLEKSMLTIPEHSTSELPEQTQSAEPNQRQENQENHTPGPPPTSHCCSVCEKHFRHLSVLTVHMRSHTGEKPYSCPDCGKNFAQSGTLKVHQRKHTGERPFLCADCGKGFQTNGKLIDHQRKHHRENVVDPWCTVCGTAFSSKLKLERHLKTHIGENPYRCPFCSKRFSTKWNMIQHQQVHTGEKPHSCSDCGKSFTHKSTVSMHKRKHCIHRIREGCPSESAQPKKTHPCSECGRLCLSLSELRIHMRKHTGEKPFSCPECDKKFVTTSHVKAHQRMHTGEKPYSCPDCGKDFAYLRDMKAHMKRIHTKGDGSARLPPVKAHSCSVCGQMFSAKNVLGRHLLIHSGIKPHKCADCGMCFTQKTNLISHRLTHTGEKPYSCVRCGKRFTRKRAMKQHQQSSCAAVKAENEKSPSAESELETSKKSPQIESTKKLRALGRPRKSPGRPRQLPTLHRMEQPGRSAAVGRPKRFRQMKNPTKPPTKGMTPHLSDDAVCFGKDSDWLPNNQLEVEPGGPRQLEEDVFVVWEEDKEVVRHAPEQGVKSVVCDTPQEVKGHASLSSSLLWGLKMLSVRLVDCRKTQEANADSGRGLPSAKAPRLKTMQQAEDLEKPYSCHQCAKGFPTAVGLKSHQIVHSGVKPYSCDECGKSFARSSELVVHRRVHTGEKPFHCSDCGRSFSTLSSLITHRRTHTGERPYSCNQCGKSFATSNALKSHHRTHTGEKPYSCDQCPKTFAYSQLLKLHQQKHTGEKPETPFSCDQCEKSFTTFSRLKVHQSKHTGEKPYHCEVCGKRYRFRCMLSYHQKTHTGEKPYSCTVCGRSFAHSSTMASHRRVHTGEKPFSCKICGKCFAQASTLAGHKLTHTGEKRHSCHICGKRFFTSSKLKAHLRIHTGEKPPVRKKEKRNRVEENTGDESFLCSHCGKCFSSFSKMKSHERIHTEDKSLPCSICGKCFSSVGKLNAHKKRHTAVKSHFCPDCGNSYYSASHLRAHMRSHSEGKPFLCTECGRSFKLPQTLKRHMLTHTGEKPCHCSVCGRDFARHNSLKIHMRTHTGEKPYPCPQCNQRFYSSCNLVSHLRVHTGEKPNQCVDCGKCFSSGSNLRVHQKSSHGIEISPGGKKLQRQAPSGKKLHHCPECSKRFKSLSSLHVHERTHNSVKTSILYQH comes from the exons ATGGATCAG GAGTGTAAAGACCTGCCAAGCCCGTCTTCACCGTTCTCTGATCAAACACTCACAGTGTCCCATCCTGAAAGTAACCATGGTGAACAGGAGAATGCACTGCATGGTCGGGAGATGGTTGCTGGGGGCCTTGACTATGGTAGTGTAACACCATTAATCCCAGGAATGAGTGTTGATCTCAAGGAGGCTGGGATGTGTTGGTCATGGAGTTTTCCAG GAGAGAGTTCCAATCAATCCTCTGTCAGCGAGTGGAACCCTTCTGCGTCAGAAAAACCTGGACATTCTACGTCGGAAGAAAACAACAATTCTAAATCTGAAGGACCTGTATATTCTACAATAGGAGAACTGAACGATTCTACATTGGAAAAGTCTATGTTGACAATACCTGAACATTCTACTTCAGAACTACCTGAACAAACTCAATCCGCTGAACCGAACCAACGACAGGAGAACCAGGAGAATCACACGCCAGGTCCGCCTCCGACATCCCACTGCTGTTCAGTTTGCGAAAAACACTTTAGGCACCTATCAGTGCTAACAGTACACATGAGGTcccacacaggagagaaaccttactcgtGCCCTGACTGTGGCAAGAATTTTGCTCAAAGCGGCACGCTAAAAGTCCACCAGAGGAAACACACAGGAGAAAGGCCATTCCTCTGCGCAGACTGTGGCAAGGGTTTCCAAACTAACGGGAAGTTGATTGACCACCAACGGAAACATCACAGAGAGAACGTGGTCGACCCCTGGTGTACGGTTTGTGGAACGGCATTCAGCTCAAAGCTCAAACTAGAGCGTCACTTAAAGACGCACATTGGGGAGAACCCATACCGCTGCCCTTTCTGTAGCAAGAGGTTTTCTACCAAATGGAACATGATACAACACCAGCAGGTCCACACAGGAGAAAAACCCCACTCATGCTCTGACTGTGGCAAGAGCTTCACTCATAAATCCACTGTGTCGATGCACAAGCGAAAGCACTGCATCCACCGTATCAGAGAGGGGTGTCCATCTGAATCAGCACAACCCAAGAAAACTCACCCTTGTTCGGAGTGTGGGAGACTTTGTCTGTCGTTATCGGAACTGCGGATACACATGCGAAAACACACGGGAGAGAAGCCGTTCTCCTGCCCTGAATGTGACAAGAAATTTGTGACTACATCACATGTAAAAGCTCACCAGCGAATGCACACTGGGGAGAAACCGTATTCCTGCCCTGACTGTGGGAAAGACTTTGCTTATTTACGGGATATGAAAGCACACATGAAGAGAATACACACCAAAGGGGATGGATCTGCAAGACTCCCTCCTGTCAAAGCCCACAGCTGCTCTGTATGTGGACAAATGTTTTCTGCCAAAAATGTTCTAGGGAGACACCTGCTCATCCACTCGGGCATCAAGCCTCACAAGTGTGCAGATTGTGGGATGTGCTTCACTCAGAAAACAAATCTGATCTCACATCGGCTAactcacactggagagaagccttacagCTGTGTTCGGTGTGGGAAGAGGTTCACACGCAAGAGAGCGATGAAGCAGCACCAGCAATCCTCCTGTGCTGCGGTAAAAG CAGAGAACGAGAAGAGTCCGTCTGCAGAATCAGAACTGGAAACATCTAAGAAGTCACCACAGATTGAAAGTACCAAGAAACTGCGTGCACTGGGAAGACCGAGGAAATCGCCTGGAAGACCAAGACAATTGCCTACACTGCATAGAATGGAGCAACCTGGAAGATCAGCAGCAGTTGGAAGACCTAAGAGATTTCGTCAAATGAAGAATCCCACTAAACCACCTACAAAG GGCATGACACCCCACTTGTCTGATGATGCAGTCTGCTTCGGGAAGGACTCTGATTGGTTACCTAACAACCAACTAGAAGTAGAGCCTGGGGGCCCCAGACAACTGGAGGAAGACGTCTTTGTCGTTTgggaggaggacaaggaggtGGTCAGGCACGCACCAGAGCAGGGAGTGAAGAGC GTCGTGTGTGACACCCCCCAGGAGGTCAAGGGTCATGCCTCCCTCAGTAGCTCCCTGCTGTGGGGTCTGAAGATGCTATCTGTGAGATTGGTGGACTGCAGGAAAACACAGGAGGCCAATG CAGACAGTGGGAGGGGCTTGCCATCTGCAAAGGCTCCTAGGTTGAAAACGATGCAACAAGCGGAGGATTTGGAGAAGCCTTACAGCTGCCACCAGTGTGCAAAGGGTTTCCCCACCGCAGTGGGTTTAAAGTCTCACCAGATAGTGCACTCAGGAGTGAAGCCTTACAGCTGCGATgaatgtgggaagagttttgCTAGATCAAGTGAACTGGTAGTACACCGGAGAGTACACACCGGAGAGAAACCATTCCACTGCTCCGACTGTGGGAGGAGCTTTTCTACTTTAAGCTCACTGATAACCCACCGgcgaacacacacaggagagaggcCTTACAGCTGTAATCAGTGTGGAAAAAGTTTTGCAACATCGAATGCTTTGAAGAGCCACCATCGAacacatacaggagagaaaccttataGTTGCGATCAGTGTCCGAAGACCTTCGCTTACTCACAGCTGCTGAAACTGCACcagcaaaaacacacaggagagaagcctgaGACGCCTTTCAGCTGCGATCAATGTGAAAAGAGTTTTACTACATTCAGTAGGTTGAAGGTACACCAGTCAAAACACACTGGTGAAAAGCCTTACCATTGTGAAGTGTGCGGAAAGCGGTATAGATTTCGTTGCATGCTGTCATACcaccagaaaacacacacaggagagaaaccttacagCTGCACTGTGTGTGGGAGGAGCTTTGCTCACTCAAGTACCATGGCCAGCCACCGGCGTGTAcacactggggagaaacctttCAGCTGTAAAATCTGTGGAAAGTGTTTTGCCCAGGCATCTACATTGGCAGGTCACAAGCTGAcccatactggagagaaacgtCATAGTTGTCATATCTGTGGTAAGAGATTTTTTACATCATCAAAACTCAAAGCTCACCTGCgaatacacactggagagaagccgcctgtgagaaagaaggaaaagcgTAACAGAGTGGAAGAAAACACAGGAGACGAGTCATTCCTCTGCAGTCACTGTGGCAAATGTTTCTCAtcattttcaaaaatgaaatCACACGAGAGGATCCACACAGAAGACAAGTCACTCCCCTGCAGCATCTGCGGAAAGTGTTTCTCCTCTGTGGGTAAACTGAACGCTCACAAGAAAAGACACACTGCcgtcaaatcccacttctgccCCGACTGCGGGAACAGCTATTACTCCGCGTCACACCTTAGGGCCCACATGAGGTCCCACTCTGAAGGCAAACCGTTTCTCTGTACCGAATGTGGAAGGAGTTTTAAACTCCCACAGACTCTGAAAAGAcacatgctgacacacacaggagagaaaccctGCCATTGCTCTGTTTGCGGGAGAGACTTTGCACGCCATAACTCTCTGAAAATACACATgcgaacacacacaggagaaaaacctTACCCCTGTCCACAGTGCAACCAAAGGTTCTATTCGTCGTGCAACCTAGTTTCTCATCTGCGCGtccacactggagagaaacctaaCCAGTGTGTTGATTGTGGGAAATGTTTTAGTTCTGGGTCGAACTTGCGTGTTCACCAGAAGTCTTCACATGGGATAGAAATATCACCAGGTGGGAAAAAGCTGCAACGACAGGCACCATCTGGGAAGAAACTTCACCACTGCCCTGAGTGTAGCAAACGGTTTAAGTCTTTGTCTAGCCTGCATGTTCATGAGAGAACTCACAATTCGGTAAAGACATCGATTCTGTATCAACACTGA
- the LOC105031411 gene encoding uncharacterized protein LOC105031411 isoform X10, protein MNTLKYSPPTKEDICWTKKDGLWLNIVVKREKEEEDVSVRGEEEAFRVKEENVTVKEEEEKSEDTSFGVKEEAQITVTLKEEEQREEIVDLINTKRIKIITTEGRSHQTKRPCWSRSPPPPAGPPSTFSTTLTCQSDGPQGPHTCPAAPTAGPNPSVPTASSGGVGAGRTPRLPWKGRGSGCGSGTSSSTTEGGEPEDRWGTVIEDKVAPTQPRFRPKRPVGPPPGHSQTCERHYPTYFLAGQMVAQGKKAWANRKHCRHCLNNKIPRVKTSIFCPRCQVPLCFTPKRDCFKKYHDLGDLWSK, encoded by the exons atgaacacattaaaatactCCCCACCTACTAAAGAGGACATTTGCTGGACTAAGAAAGATGGTCTGTGGTTGAACATCGTCGTAAAAcgagagaaggaagaggaggatgtcTCAGTGAGAGGCGAGGAAGAAGCGTTTAGGGTGAAAGAGGAGAATGTTACtgtgaaagaggaggaagagaaaagcGAGGACACATCTTTTGGAGTGAAGGAGGAGGCTCAGATTACAGTTACATTGAAAGAAGAGGAACAACGTGAGGAAATTGTAGATCTGATTAATACCA AGAGGATCAAGATCATCACAACTGAAGGGCGATCCCACCAGACCAAGCGCCCCTGCTGGTCAAGATCCCCACCCCCCCCTGCCGGACCCCCTTCCACTTTCTCTACCACCCTGACGTGCCAATCTGATGGTCCACAGGGGCCCCACACCTGTCCCGCTGCGCCCACGGCAGGGCCCAACCCCAGTGTCCCCACTGCCAGTTCTGGAGGTGTGGGGGCGGGGAGGACGCCTAGACTTCCATGGAAAGGGAGGGGCAGCGGTTGTGGCTCCGGAACCAGCTCCAGCACAACCGAAGGAGGGGAACCTGAGGACAGGTGGGGTACGGTCATTGAAGACAAGGTGGCGCCGACACAACCCAGATTCAGACCCAAACGACCCGTGGGCCCACCGCCGGGCCACTCACAGACGTGCGAGCGCCACTATCCGACGTACTTTCTGGCGGGCCAGATGGTCGCGCAGGGGAAGAAAGCCTGGGCTAACAGAAAGCACTGCAGGCACTGTTTGAACAATAAGATACCGAGGGTGAAGACGAGCATCTTCTGTCCCAGGTGCCAAGTCCCTCTTTGTTTCACCCCGAAGAGGGACTGCTTCAAGAAGTACCACGACCTTGGCGATCTTTGGTCAAAgtga